AGTGCCCCATCGTGCTCACCTCCCGGGCTGACACGGCGGAAGCCCGCACCGCTTCCTGCGCCATCGCCGCCATCATGGCCCACGCTTATCGGAAACAAACCCCATGACCGACTGCATTCTGACCCTTAACGCCGGCTCCTCCTCCATCAAATACTCCCTCTATGAGTTGCTGCCGGAGGGGGGCATTGCTGCCGGCCCCGTCATGTCTGGCCAGATCGACGGCATCGGTAGCCAGCCCCACATCAAGGCTGTGAATGGGGAAGGCCGTTCCCTGGACAACGTGGACATTCCCCTCACCGGGGACATGGACAGCCAGCACCACGAGGCCCTGGAATTTCTGGTGAGCTGGCTCCACGCCCACGAACAGGGCTGGCGCATCGTCGCCGTGGGCCACCGGGTGGTCCACGGAGGCGAACGCTACAGCCGCCCCATGGTGCTGGACGACAACATCATCGAGCACTTGGTGGATCTGATCCCCCTGGCCCCCCTGCACCAGCCCCACAACCTGGACGGGGTGGCGGCCCTGCGCCAGCTCCTGCCGGAAACGCCCCAGGTGGCCTGCTTCGACACCGCCTTCCACCGCACCCAGCCGGAGGTGGCCCAGATGTTTGGCCTGCCCCGCTGGATCAGCGGCGCCGGGGTCAAGCGCTACGGCTTCCACGGCCTCTCCTACGAGTACATTGCCCGCCGCCTGCCCGAATACACCCGCCGGGCCGATGGCCGGGTGGTGGTGGCCCACCTG
This sequence is a window from Azospira inquinata. Protein-coding genes within it:
- a CDS encoding acetate/propionate family kinase; protein product: MTDCILTLNAGSSSIKYSLYELLPEGGIAAGPVMSGQIDGIGSQPHIKAVNGEGRSLDNVDIPLTGDMDSQHHEALEFLVSWLHAHEQGWRIVAVGHRVVHGGERYSRPMVLDDNIIEHLVDLIPLAPLHQPHNLDGVAALRQLLPETPQVACFDTAFHRTQPEVAQMFGLPRWISGAGVKRYGFHGLSYEYIARRLPEYTRRADGRVVVAHLGNGASMCAMERRQSKVSTMGFTAVDGLMMGTRTGSLDPGVILFLQESKGMDTKAITKLIYKESGLLGVSGLSQDMRTLLASEKPEAKEAVDLFCYRINRELGSLAAAAGGLDALVFTGGIGEHAAEIRRRVCLAADWMGIVLDEAANSRHSDRISAPRSSVDVMVIPTNEEWMIAHHTATLLNL